One Desulfobulbus propionicus DSM 2032 DNA segment encodes these proteins:
- a CDS encoding flagellar protein FlaG — translation MNIEALGTTGASPPRVNESAQQVERRRQDSQQQSPLGSEKESKLHPEELLNQIKSITENGLYSVRFERDSGTEELIVKIVDSDTDEVIRQIPPEELINLSKHLKELSGNLVNTVS, via the coding sequence ATGAATATCGAGGCACTCGGCACAACCGGCGCCAGTCCGCCACGGGTCAACGAATCGGCCCAGCAGGTGGAGCGCAGGCGGCAGGACAGCCAGCAGCAATCCCCGCTCGGCTCGGAGAAGGAAAGCAAACTGCACCCCGAGGAGCTGTTGAACCAGATCAAATCCATCACCGAAAATGGATTGTACAGCGTCCGTTTCGAGCGCGACAGCGGCACCGAGGAATTGATCGTAAAGATTGTCGACAGCGATACCGATGAAGTGATACGGCAGATTCCGCCGGAAGAATTGATCAATCTCAGCAAACACCTCAAGGAACTCAGCGGCAACTTGGTCAACACCGTCAGCTGA
- the fliS gene encoding flagellar export chaperone FliS, producing MNGYTNQYMVNTVTSASPEQLMLMLYDGAIRFISLGIQAIENGQIDKRAYYINKTSAIVSEFAATLDHSLNPKLAEDLDALYGYMLNRMLDANLKNDAAPLHEVKKLLADLRATWAQAIEMNKTEKREAMGATTPAAPGTMAYRPLVAAM from the coding sequence ATGAATGGCTACACGAATCAATACATGGTCAATACGGTCACATCGGCATCGCCGGAACAACTGATGCTGATGCTCTACGATGGCGCCATCCGTTTTATCTCCCTTGGCATCCAGGCGATCGAAAACGGTCAAATTGATAAACGGGCCTACTATATCAACAAGACGTCGGCCATTGTCTCCGAGTTTGCCGCCACCCTCGACCATTCGTTGAACCCCAAGCTGGCGGAAGATCTCGATGCCCTGTATGGATATATGCTGAACCGGATGTTGGACGCCAACCTGAAAAACGATGCCGCGCCACTGCATGAAGTCAAGAAACTGCTGGCTGACCTGCGGGCCACCTGGGCGCAGGCCATAGAAATGAACAAAACGGAAAAACGGGAAGCCATGGGGGCAACCACCCCGGCAGCTCCTGGAACCATGGCCTACAGACCGCTTGTGGCGGCAATGTGA
- the fliD gene encoding flagellar filament capping protein FliD: MTIQFGGLATGLDTSSIINQLMSLERQPITRLEADKTWLNNRLAAFTQLDSKLKSFADSIKNLNDADTLLKRSVKQSSEDYLSATVSSEALAGTSYQVEVVSLAQVQKSISATGFASKTSLSFGTGSLDLTIDGTSHSIDITADNGSLEGIMRAINDADLGVSAAIINDGSGSPYRLVLTGEDVGKTFSLGTSGLSGGTDTLGDFNVDDGSGTITNPPVQAATQAHIRVDTVDIYSSSNTLTEAIPGVTLDLLQAEVGKTTSLSISLDTKSIKSTIEAFAKGYNEVVSFVTGQSIINEKGGGVLGGDSGINSIKRHLQSMLTKPFANSGVFSSLSQLGFETQKDGTLKVNDTTLSAAVSNNLDSVVSLLTGENGKDGLIAEFQDYLQSMTNSSSGMLQGRKQSINNNIKRIDNQITNMETRLEKRQLTLESQFSAMETLVSGLNSQGSYLSQQMTILSNMMSGSN; the protein is encoded by the coding sequence ATGACTATTCAATTCGGCGGCCTGGCAACAGGATTGGACACCAGCAGCATCATCAACCAATTGATGTCGCTTGAACGGCAGCCGATCACCCGTCTCGAAGCAGATAAGACGTGGCTCAACAATCGCTTGGCCGCGTTTACCCAGCTGGACAGCAAGCTCAAGTCCTTTGCCGATTCCATCAAGAACCTCAACGACGCCGACACCCTGCTCAAGCGTTCGGTCAAACAGAGCTCGGAAGACTACCTCTCCGCCACCGTTTCCAGCGAAGCGCTGGCTGGAACCAGCTATCAGGTGGAAGTCGTCTCCCTGGCGCAGGTACAAAAATCGATTTCCGCCACCGGTTTCGCGAGCAAGACCAGTCTCTCCTTTGGCACGGGCAGCCTTGATCTCACCATTGACGGCACCAGTCACAGTATCGACATCACGGCCGACAACGGGTCGCTTGAAGGGATCATGCGGGCCATCAACGATGCGGATCTCGGGGTTTCCGCAGCGATCATCAACGATGGCAGCGGGTCGCCCTATCGCCTGGTGCTCACGGGAGAGGATGTGGGAAAAACCTTTTCCCTGGGTACCAGCGGCTTGAGCGGAGGAACCGATACCCTTGGCGACTTCAACGTTGACGACGGCAGCGGCACGATCACCAATCCACCGGTGCAAGCAGCCACCCAGGCCCATATCCGGGTGGATACCGTTGACATATACAGCAGTTCCAACACGCTGACCGAGGCGATTCCCGGGGTGACGCTCGATCTCCTGCAAGCGGAAGTCGGCAAAACCACCAGTCTGTCCATCAGTCTGGATACCAAGAGCATCAAATCGACCATCGAAGCCTTTGCCAAGGGGTACAACGAGGTGGTCAGTTTTGTCACCGGCCAATCGATCATCAACGAAAAGGGCGGCGGCGTGCTTGGTGGCGATTCGGGAATCAACTCGATCAAGCGCCACCTGCAAAGCATGCTGACCAAGCCGTTTGCCAACAGTGGCGTTTTCAGCTCGCTGTCCCAGCTGGGGTTCGAGACGCAAAAAGACGGCACCCTGAAGGTCAACGATACGACCCTGTCGGCCGCAGTCAGCAACAACCTGGACAGTGTTGTCAGCCTGTTGACCGGAGAAAACGGCAAGGACGGCCTGATTGCCGAATTCCAGGACTATCTGCAATCGATGACCAACTCGTCCAGCGGTATGTTGCAGGGCCGAAAGCAAAGTATCAACAACAATATAAAACGCATCGACAATCAAATTACCAACATGGAGACGAGGCTGGAGAAACGGCAGCTGACCTTGGAATCGCAGTTCAGCGCCATGGAAACCCTGGTTAGCGGGCTCAATTCGCAGGGGTCCTATCTCTCTCAACAAATGACCATCCTCAGCAACATGATGAGCGGGAGCAACTAA